TCGGGAAGGAATTCAAGGGTGTGGAAGTAATTCCACTATTCTTAAGGGGAGTTTAGAAGGCACTCCTTGCTATTTAAAGGGGTAGGATTTTTGTTAAAATCAGACCAGCTAAGAAAAATTTAGACCGGATCAAAAATAGTAAAAACTTACTCACAGAAAACATTTAGACAAGACACAACCAGACCAGGATAATCAGACTAGATCAAACGATAAATTAGAAAAATCATACCAAAACAGACGAAGAAAAAAAGCCCTAAGTACTATTCGGTTTGTTGCGGCCTCGTGGGGATATCATCACGCATGAGCCGAGCCCAACCCAAGATGGCCCAATGTCTTGCTGTATGGCCCATTTGGGCAAACAATGAAGCCAGTTCTCAAGTATGGTCACTTGGTCAATTAGTTAGACTTTTGGTCCACTTCAGTACTTGACTGAATTGTGAACTTCGCCTCTCTTTCAGTCTCAGACAAGCCTTCTTagttcttaccatttttaaGGCTCCCTTGACTTTTTTTAGCACCACTTGGCTGACTTCCGCCTCTCAGATTTCCCGGTTCTTACAACTGGAAAGTTTGACAGGCAGCCCTTGAATTCATCCCCAATTCTAATATTATCAATGATTATTGCTGCTCCTGCAATTTCACCAATTCTTTCAATATTCTACTCAATTTAGCTTGTAATTCCCCAAAATTACATTGGTTTTAGGTCGGAATTTCAGCTATTGAGCGCCTGATCTCCGATGCAAAGATCTTGGATCATAATTTCTTCCATTTCGTCCATTGATTTttaaaaattagggttcttggAGAAATTTTAGGGTTCCGAATCCCAAATTTTGAGATCTACTACTTGAATTTGCTCAATGCTTTGCCCCCCAGATAAAGGGGTTTGCTTCTTATTGTGAGTTTTGGTTGTAATTGTTGGATAAAAGCAGCAACTATGGCGAATTTACCAGAATCAGCCACCAAATCGGAGAAATTAGTAGCCACCCCACCAAGATTTCCTCCAACGTTAATGgtgcagcagcagcagatggCCGCGGCGAGTGCATCATCGTCTTCTCCTTCACCACAGCTAAGTACACCGCCTGGGCCGCCCGTGTTCACTTCGCCTCTCAGACCCGCCGCCGTGCCATTCCGAACATCCCCTGCTTCTCCGCAACCGGTTGCCGTGGCTTTCCCACCACCAATTTCAACAACCccaccttcttcttcttcgtctACTTTGCCCCCCTCTTCTCCTCCCAGTTATTCTTCTCAAAATGCTCCGTTTGATCTTTCTTTTGAATCCATTGCCCCCCTTGTACACTTTTCTGCTCACAAGGTAATTTCTTTTTCTAAAAGTTATTATGTGTTGTTCTTACTTATTTCCTGTTTTTCTTGAATTGGTGCATTGTATTTGATTTACTGAGTTTAATTGCCCTGATCTGTTTCAATTGGTCTGTAATCTGACATCCATTTCTTTCTTATTGCTTGGTTTGATTCAATATGTGGGTTAGGGGGCGAATTGATATGTCATTGTACATATATGGGCTCTACTTTGTTTTAGGGTGTTGCTTTCTTGATGTTATTGTGTCATTTTGGTTTATGTTAGATATTGAAGCAGAAGAAGCAAGCAAATGTGCCGAGTATGGGGTTTGGGGCGTTGGTTTCGCCTGGGAGAGAGATTGGGCAAGGTCCACAAGTAATTCAGCGTGATTCTCATCGTTGCCAAAGTTGTGGGGCTTATCCAAATCCATATTGTAACGTTTTACCAACTTCAGGGCAGTGGCAATGTGTTGTTTGTCGTAATTTGAATGGGAGTGATGGTGAATATGTAGCACCAAGCAAGGAAGAGCTTCGTAGCTTTCCTGAATTATCCTCTCTTGTGGTTGATTATGTCCAAACTGGAAATCGATTATCGGGTTTTGTTCCTGTTTCGGATTCTAGAACATCTGCTCCCGTTGTTCTTGTCATCGACGAGTGCTTAGATGAGCCACACCTTCAGCATTTACAAAGTTCTCTTCATGCTTTTGTTGACTCGCTCCCCCCAACGACTAGAATAGGAATTGTTTCATATGGCCGAACTGTATCTGTATATGATTTTTGTGAGGAATCTACTGCATCTGCTGATGTGCTTCCCGGGGACAAGTCACCTAGTGAGGACAGTTTAAGAGCATTGATTTATGGGACAGGCATTTACTTGTCTCCTGTGCATGCTACACTTGCTGTAGCACATACCATCTTTTCCTCATTCAGACCCTTCAAGGAAAACATTCCAGAGACTGCAAGAGACCGCTGTTTGGGTACTGCAGTGGAAGTTGCACTTGCAATTATTCAAGGGCCATCTGCTGATTTGTCCCGAGGCATGGTTAAGAGGCCTGGGGGTAAGAGTAGGTTAATAGTTTGTGCTGCTGGACCGAATACTTTTGGCCCTGGAGCACTTCCTCATTCCTTTAGTCATCCAAACTATGCATATCTTGAAAAAACTGCAACGAAGTGGATGGAACATTTAGGCAAAGAAGCTCACCGACAACATACAGTTGTAGATATTATGTGTGCTGGAACATGCCCTGTCAGAGTCCCTGTTCTGCAACCCCTGTCACGAGCCTCTGGCGGTGTTCTTATCCTTCATGACGACTTTGGAGAAGTGTTTGGTGTAAATTTGCAGAGAGCGTCCAGTAGGGCAGCAGGTTCTCATGGTTTGTTGGAAATACGTGTTCCTGGTGATATGCTCATCAGTCAAGTTGTTGGTCCTGGTGAGGAAGCCCCCACGGATTCACATGAAAATTTTAAGAATGATGCCTCTGTCTCAGTTCAGATGCTAAGTGTTGAAGAAACACAATGCTTTTCAGTTTTCATGGAAACCAAAAGAGACATAAAGGCAGAACAtgtattttttcaattttctaTGCAATATTCAAATGTTTATACAGCTGATATCACTAGAGTCATCACTGTGAGATTGCCTACTGTTGATAGTGTGTCAGCCTATCTTGACAGTGTTCAAGATGATGTGGCTGCAGTTCTGATTGCCAAGAGGACTCTTCTGCGAGCAAAAACTGCCCCTGAAGCAGTTAACATGCGTTCAACAATAGATGAAAGAGTGAAAGATATATCTTTGAAGTTTGGTTCACCAGTTCCTAAATCTAAGCTCTATAAGTTCCCAAAAGAGCTTTCTTCGTTGCCAGAGCACTTGTTCCATCTTAGAAGAGGTCCATTGCTCGGAAACATCGTTGGTCATGAAGATGAGAGATCCGTGTTGAGAAACTTATTTCTAGATGCATCTTTTGACCTTTCTTTGCGAATGGTTGCACCTCGATGTTTAATGCATCGAGAAGGGGGCACCTTTGAGGAGTTGCCAGCTTATGATTTAGCCATGCAGTCAGATACTGCTGTTGTCCTAGATCATGGTACAGATATCTTCATTTGGTTGGTAAGCTTTTTCACTTCCTTCAATGTTGGTTTCTTGTCAAACATGCTGTATGATGTTGTATGCTGATCTCTTTAGAGGTTTTCTTAGCATAATTTTGTCCATTATGTGTGCATGTTGATTACTAGGGTTTTATGGTCAAGGATAAgtatttattacggagtatcagGTTTTCATACAATTTTATTAATAGGACAAGTTTGGGAGCCTGTGTAGTTTATTAAGAGCCTGTGTAGTTTATATTAATTCAGGAATTAGCTCTTATATGAAATTTTGTTGAAGACTATTACTGAAATCGAAAGAGGCAatgcttttattttctgttaGAATGATATGTTTTCTTAGGCTTTCCAGGATCTAAGGTGCTATCTTGGAATTTGTGCACGTGCATATCGTAGTGATCGCATATAAATTGTGCATGTGTATACCGTAGTGATCGCATATAAATTTTCTCATGTTCATAGCCACAGTGCCACACCCATGCATGTACGTCTGTCTGTATGCGAACATGCATGCTTCTGTTGAAAACACAAGTGCGCGTCACCCGTATACAAAGGGATGAAATATACCTCATAGTGTCACCTGCAATGTCCAAGAAAGACTAGAAATACATATAATGAAGCTCAAGCCTTCAACTTTACAAAACCCTGTGTATTTTTATTTagtcaaaagaagaaaaacCTGCATTTCTGGTATGGACAAGCTAAGCCTTGAAATGTACATAAACATTTTCCTACCACATCCATCGCCGAACTTCCCAGAAACTAGCTCTCTCACTTCAACACTGCATTGATCCTCATTGACTTTAGGAGCCATCTATTGACCATTGCTCTTAACCAGTTGTTTTTGCCTGCATAACCGTGGCGTATattgtgtgtttgatttttaaCAAGTGAGCGTACAATGATGAGGTTAGGTAGCCAGAACCAATGGCTTGTGCTGTTGAGGAATACCGAATACTATCTTAGAATTTGCTTGGTACTAAGATATAAATGAAAGAAAGCAGAGTATTGTTAGCTAGAGAACGAAGTTTTATCTTTCAATAGTAGTACATCTAATCCAAGAAATAAGTTCTTTTAACAATTTTCACACATTATGAAA
This sequence is a window from Spinacia oleracea cultivar Varoflay chromosome 1, BTI_SOV_V1, whole genome shotgun sequence. Protein-coding genes within it:
- the LOC110786691 gene encoding protein transport protein SEC23 A, yielding MANLPESATKSEKLVATPPRFPPTLMVQQQQMAAASASSSSPSPQLSTPPGPPVFTSPLRPAAVPFRTSPASPQPVAVAFPPPISTTPPSSSSSTLPPSSPPSYSSQNAPFDLSFESIAPLVHFSAHKILKQKKQANVPSMGFGALVSPGREIGQGPQVIQRDSHRCQSCGAYPNPYCNVLPTSGQWQCVVCRNLNGSDGEYVAPSKEELRSFPELSSLVVDYVQTGNRLSGFVPVSDSRTSAPVVLVIDECLDEPHLQHLQSSLHAFVDSLPPTTRIGIVSYGRTVSVYDFCEESTASADVLPGDKSPSEDSLRALIYGTGIYLSPVHATLAVAHTIFSSFRPFKENIPETARDRCLGTAVEVALAIIQGPSADLSRGMVKRPGGKSRLIVCAAGPNTFGPGALPHSFSHPNYAYLEKTATKWMEHLGKEAHRQHTVVDIMCAGTCPVRVPVLQPLSRASGGVLILHDDFGEVFGVNLQRASSRAAGSHGLLEIRVPGDMLISQVVGPGEEAPTDSHENFKNDASVSVQMLSVEETQCFSVFMETKRDIKAEHVFFQFSMQYSNVYTADITRVITVRLPTVDSVSAYLDSVQDDVAAVLIAKRTLLRAKTAPEAVNMRSTIDERVKDISLKFGSPVPKSKLYKFPKELSSLPEHLFHLRRGPLLGNIVGHEDERSVLRNLFLDASFDLSLRMVAPRCLMHREGGTFEELPAYDLAMQSDTAVVLDHGTDIFIWLGAELSAQEINCAAALAACRTLAEELSESRFPAPRILAFKEGTSQARYFVSRLIPAHKDPAYEQEARFPQLRTLNTEQRAKLKSSFIHFDDPSFCEWMRSLKLVPPEPS